TGGGAAGACGAAGCTGTTCTCGGCGACGAGCCCGAGCACCTCGGCCCGGCGGTAGAGCGAGATCACTAGCGCTGCGATCCGTTCCTGGGCGCTGCGCTGGCCGACCGAGGTCAGGTTCTCGTCGATCAGGCTCTCCTCGCGCGATCCGAGCCAGGCGAGTTCGTAAGCCAGTGCGGGCATCCGTCCGAAGAGTTCATAGGTGCGCCGGCGCGGGAAGACGCAGAGCTCGACCTCGGTCAAAGCCTCGATGCCGTGCTGGGCGGCACTCAGCAGCGAGGCCTGCAGGCCGACGAGATCGCCGGGCAGGAGGAAGTTGAGGATTTGTCTGCGCCCGTCCGGCAGCGATTTGTAGCGGAAGGCCCAGCCGGAGAAGAGCGTGTAGAGCTCGGCATCCTCCTGGCCGGGATGGATGATGTCGCTGCCAGCCGGTACTTGGCGATGGTCGAGCTTCATCGCCTCGATGAAGCGGATTTCCTCGTCCGACTTGTCCTTGAAGGCTGGCTTCAGCCGCAAGGGGCAGGCGAGACAGGACAGGCCACGCTGATTGCGATGATTGCTCGTTGCGACGATCACGCCGGGCTCCCTCGCTCGCCGGGAACTCTCGGCGAACGCTTGCGTTTTCTGTTTGGCGTGAAACCCGCTGCATAGCAATCGCGCCCGTCTCAACACACCTGATCGGCTCTGGAGGCCATCGCATGAAACCACCCGCCTCCGGGTTGCGGCGCTCGCGTCTGCGTCAGTTCTTTCGCGTGGCCCGGCGCTTCTGGACCGGGCGGAGCCGGGCGCACGCCTGGGGCCTCACCCTCGCGGTGCTGCTATTCGTCGCTGCCCAGCTCGGCGCCGCTGTCGGCGTCAATAGCTGGAATCGCCTGTTTTTCGACGCGCTGGAGAAGCGCGACCTCGACAAGGTCTGGACGGCAGTCGGCTGGCTGCCGTTGATCGTCGCGGCCTCGGCAGCATCGTTGTCCTGCCTGGTCATCAGCCGGATGCTGTTGCAGGTGCGCTGGCGCGAATGGCTGACGCATCGCCTCGCCGGCTGGTGGATCGCCGACCAGCGCTATTACCGAATGCAGTTCGTCGCGCGGGAGCAGAGCGCGCCCGAGTACCGCATCGCCGAGGATGTGCGCCTCGCCATCGAGCCCCTGGTCGAGTTTGCGATCGGGCTGCTCAGTGCTTTCGTCACGGGGGTGACCTTTGCCGCGATTCTCTGGCAGGTCGCCGGCTCGGCGCACTTCACGCTTGGCGGGTCCGAGATCGTGATACCCAGCTATATGGCGATCGCCGCCATCGGCTATGCGACGATCGCCTCGCTCGCGGCCTACTTTGCCGGGCGGCCGCTGGTGCCACGCATCGCCGCCAAGAACGAGGCCGAGGCGCAGTTCCGCGCCGAGATGACGCGGCTGCGCGAGAACGCCGAGAGCATCGCCCTGATCAAGGGCGACGCCGACGAGCGCGATTCCGTCGGCGAAAACTATGGCCGGGTCGTCGCCGCCTGGCTGAAGGTGATCCGGCAGCAAGGCGTCATCGCGATCGTGCTGAATACCAACGGCGCGCTGTTTCCGATCGTGCCGCTGCTGCTCATCGCACCGAAATACCTCTCGGGCGAGATCTCGCTCGGCGCGGTCATGCAGGTCGTCGCCGCCTTCAGCGCCGTGCAGGCGGCCTTGATCTGGTTCGTCGATAATTTCGTGCGATTGGCAGAGTGGTTCGCCTCGGTGACCCGCGTCGATGAGCTGGTGGAAGCGCTGGAGGCGCTCGATATCGGTACGATCATGGAAGGCGAGACGCAGATCGAGCTGGGCGAGAGCGAGGATGGAGGCATCCATATCGCCGATCTTTCGATCGCCCACAGCAATGGGCGGATCGTCATCGCCGACGCATCGGTGGTGATTGCCGCCGGCGAGAAGGTGCTGATCGCCGGCGAGAGCGGAACGGGTAAAAGCACCTTGATCCGGGCGATCGCGGGCCTCTGGCCCTGGGGCTCGGGCTCGATCAAGCTGCCACCGGGCAAGCGCATCGCCTTCGTGCCGCAGAAGCCCTATCTGCCGATGGGTATGCTGCGCGACGTGATGCTTTATCCGGAAGCTGAGAGCCGCGTCGACGACGAGGCGGTCAGGGATGCGCTGAGACGCTGCGGTCTCGCCTCGCTCGGCCGACGCCTCGACGAGGAGGAGCGTTGGGACCAGACCCTGTCGGGCGGCGAGCGCCAGCGCGTCGCCTTCGCGCGGTTGCTGATCCAGAAACCCGACATCATCATCATGGACGAAGCGACCTCGGCGCTCGACGAAGCCAGCCAGGACTCGCTGCTCGGGCTGATCGAGACCGAACTCTCCTATGCGACGATCATCAGTGTCGGGCATCGGCCCGGCCTCGAGGATTTCCACGAACGCAAGATCACTTTCGAGAAGCGCGAGGCTGGCGCGCACCTGACCTCGAAGCGCCTGACCAGGTCGCTCTGGCGGCTGTTCCGCCGCCGCGAGGCCGCCAACGACGAGCGGGCAGCCTGAAAAAGAATCGGGCTTGCTGCGAATTCCAGGCAGATCGGAACAAGTCCCCGCCGAACGGGTTGAGAAGCCGTACCGACTTTCAAAGCGATCACACGAACCGGGAGAGCGAAGATGACCACCGCCAGCCTTGCCCCCCTCAAGCGCGCTGCCACTTTCTTCGGCGGCATGGCGTTGGTCGTAACCGCGCTCACCATGGGCGCCTCGATCCAGAACGGCTTCGGCGAGAGCTCGGAAGCGGTCGCCCAGGCCAAAATCCAGCGTGGCGCTCCGACCGACGTCCAGTTTGCGGCGGTCAATCCGGCCGAAATGCGCCGTGACTTCGCGCACCGCGTGGTGCCGACCTCGCAGCGCGAGGCCAGCCTCAAGGGCAATACTATCCTGCGCTGATCCGAGCTTCTGGCGGAACCGATCCGCCGCTCGCGCGTAGTCAGGTGTGACCGATCAGCAAAGCCGCCGCGAGGCGGCTTTTTGCCGTGACCGCGAGATCAGCCCGGCTGGGGACGAACATGCATCTGCGCATTCGCCACGCGACGACCTATCGCTATGCCAACCCGGTCAGCTTCGGCCCGCACCGGCTGATGTTGCGCCCGCGCGATTCCTTCGATCTGCGCGTGATCGACACGGCGATCACGATCTCGCCACAGGCCAGCCTGCGCTGGATGCACGACGCCTATGGCAATCCGGTGGCCATGGCGACGTTCGCCGGCAGCTCCGACACGCTCGATGTCGTCAGCGAGCTCGTCGTCCAGCGCTTCGGCTCGGCCCTGCCGCGTAGCAGGGTGGAGCCCGACATCGAAAGTTCGGAGATAAGCTACACGACGGCCGAGCGCGCGGTGCTTCAGCCTTATCTCGATCTGGCCGCGGCCGATCCCAACGGTGCTCTCGAAGCCTGGCTGCAGGAGTTCAGGGCGCGGCTGAACGGGGGCCACCTGCTGCGGGCGCTGGCGCACGAGATCAGCACCGGTCTGACCTATTCGGTCCGCTATGATGAGGGCACCCAGCATCCGCTAGACACATTGCAGATGAAGACTGGCTCCTGCCGCGACTACGCCTGGTTGTTCATCGAGCTGGCGCGCCGGCTCGGCTTCGCCGCGCGTTTCGTCACCGGCTACATCCATGATCGGTCTCCGGAGGCCGGGGCTATGGCCTCCGTAGCCGGGCTGACTCATGCCTGGGCCGACGTCTTCATTCCCAATGACGGCTGGGTCGAGTTCGATCCGACCAACGACCTCGTCGCGGACCGGCAATTGCTACGCGTCGCGGTGGCACGGGTGCCGGAGGATGCCTCGCCGATCGCCGGCAGCTATGTCGGCCCGGCCGGGGCTTTCCTCGGTCTCAGCGTCGGGGTGGCGATCACGCCGGCGGAAGGATTGGGCTAGAGCATTTTTCGAGCGAAGCGGGCACCAGCTCGCGTGAAGAAAATGCGATAAAACAAGGTATGCTCTAGGCCTCGTCGCCCTTGCGCGGAACGCCGTGGCCGAGGCGCCAGACGCCGAGACTCCGACCTTGCGGGGGCTGATCTCGGTTGCCTCGATTTGCATCAGCAGCCCGGCGAACAGGCGCGGCGGCGTGCTTCGCGGAGCATCGCGATCGGTCGTGATCGCAATGTCGATGAGATCCTCCCCGACCTTCGTCACCGCAAGGTCTACGGAGATGCCGGGAGCGGCCCGCAGCGCGCGGGTGACGACATCGACGATCAGGAAGCCGAGCGGGATGATCCGGTCGATCGGCAGGGCCGCTTCCGTCTCGATCCGGCTCTCCAGCCGCTGCGTCCGGGCGAGGATCAGGCTTGAGATCATCGCGACGACATCGTCGAGGAAGAGGTCGATGCGAACAGGCTGCATCTCGCCGTCGGCGAGAGTAAAACGATAAGCCGCCGACAGCACGTGGACACGGCATTCGGCGTCCGAGAGCGCCATGCGCGCCTCGCCCTGATGATCGCGTTTGGTGAGGCCGATATAGCTCTGCACCACCTGCAGGCTGTTCTTGACCCGGTGGTGCAGCTCGCGGACCAGGAAGCGATTATCGTCGAGCGCCAGCCGAAGCCTGCTCTGACGGACCTCCTGCTCGTTCACCATCGCGTTGAACGCTTCGGCGACGCTGCGGATGTCGCGCGGCATCTCGTCGGAGAGCGCGACTCGAGCACCGGCCGAGCTGGATCTCGCCCGGGCAGTCGCTTCGATGCTGCGCAGCCAGCGTACGCAATGCTGGTCGATCGCCTTCATGTAGACCAGCCCGAGCAAAGCGAGGGTGAGCAATGGTGCCAGCAACAGGGTATAGAACTGGGTCGTGGCAGCTTGCTCGGCCTTGCCGTCGAAGCTGACGACGACGTAAAGGTCCGGCTCTGCGACCATCCGGGCGGCATAGGCCCGGCCCGGCCCGGCCAGGCTCGGGGCCGTCCATTGCGCCGTCTGGGCCGGCACCGTCTCAGCCTTCGGAAGCCAGGAGGCGTCGGCCTGCGCACCACCGCGCGCAACCACGACCTCGCCCCCCTTCGGACGAGCGCCGCCATCATGCCCGTGTCGCCGCCGCCCAGGTCGAAGACGTCGTCGAGCGGGTCCGGCTTGGTCAGCAGGAGGGCGTCTCCCTCGTCGAACTGCGTGTAGATGGCGAGATAGGAGCGGCCGGCGATCGCGACCTGGTCGTAGCGGGCCTTTGCGAATTCGGTGCCGCCCCAGAGCTTGATCGGCGGGTGGGTCGCGAGCTGGTTGGCGATCGCGATAATCTCGCCGTGGGCAATGCTGCTGCCGAGCCCGCCGAGGCAATCCGGCCGGCCGGACGCGCGCAGCAGCAGCGCCTCATAGCCCGAGACTGCGGCAATCGTTTTCTCGGCAATCCGGTCGCAAATATCCGAGGGCGGCGGCAAGGCCCGAATCGCCGTAGCACTGGCGACCAGCGAACGCAGCGCGCCACGATACCAGACGCGGGTGCGCACGGCGAAATCGTCCGCCGCCCGCGTTTGCGCCGTTTGGATCGCCTCGAAGACGGTCCGGTAGGTCGCGACCGCCGCCGCTGCCGTGAGGCAGGCTATCGGCAGGACGATTGCGACCATCAGTGCCAGCAGGCGGCCGCGGACCGTCCTGAACGCCGAGAGAGCCATCAGCTGCTGACGGTTTCGGGCCCGGCGCGCTGGACGGCTGCGGTGATCCGGTGATCGGGGCCAAGATCGTCGACGCCGCCGATGGACAAAAGCTCCGCCAGTTTGGCGCGCGCCCGGTTGACCCGACTCTTGATCGTGCCGATGGCGACGCCGCAGATCTCCGCCGTCTCCTCGTAGGAAAGCCCGGTGGCACCCACCATGATCAGCACCTCGCGCTGCTCCTCGGGCAGCTTGGCCAACGCCTTGCGGAAATCGGCGAGATCGAGATAGCTCTCCTGGTTGCCATGCGTGGCGAGCCGGTCGGCATAGGTGCCGTCGCTGTCCTGCACCTCGCGTCCGCGCTTGCGATAAAGCGAGTAATAGGTGTTACGCAGGATGGTGAAGAGCCAGGCTCGCAGGCTCGTACCGGGCTGGAATTTTTCGGCGTTGCCCCAGGCCTTGAGAAGCGTGTCCTGAACCAGATCATCGGCGAGCTGCATCGACCCTGACAACGACGCCGCGAAGGCGCGCAGGTTCGGGATTTCGGCAATCAGCCCGTCCTTGAAGTCAGCCGCGCTCATTGGCGCCCTCGCTGCTCAGTCGCTGTTCGGTCGCCTCGAGCTGGGCCAGCAGCGCGAGGAAGCGATCCGGGATCGGCGCGTTGACGAGGTCATCGTAATGAGCCTTGAGGGATCGGCCGATCGAGTCTTGCACCCTTGGGTCGAGCACCACGTCCTCATCTGCTTCGGCACGGGCCGCTTCGGGCGGGTCGACATTCATCAGATTCATGATCCCTCGCTCTATCGGCGCGACGACATTCCGTCGATCACGCCCTTCCACGCATCGCACGCTCGCTGACGCGCTGCGCGCGACTGTCCCGAAACGCACGTTCATTCGGCCAATAACGAGGCTGGATGCAAAAGGTTCCGTCGGGAACAAAAAATATTTTTCTTGTCATAACAGTGACTTGGGTGCTTTTCTCCAGCAACTTTGTCTGGAGCCGGATCCGATCAAGCTGGAACAGCCCGATCGGTGAATCCGTCTCTCACTTTTGGTTGAAGCCCGTTCCGATCAGCTTGGGTGCAAGCTGCTCGGGACGGGCTTCGGGGGATAGCATGATGTCGATCGCCACTGAAATCGCGCCGCACTTGCCTTATTTGCGCCGTTTCGCCCGGGCGCTGAGCGGCACCCAGGCGAGTGGCGACGCCTATGTCGTCGCCACGCTGGAAGCGCTGATCGCCGATCCCGGCACCTTTCCACGGGAGTTTGCTCCTCGAATCGGCCTTTACCGTCTGTTCCTGCAGATGTGGACGTCCGTTGGGCTCAACACGCAGGCCGGGGTGCCGGAATCCGAACGCTCGGCCGCAGAGCGCAATCTCGATGGGCTGACGCCGCGGTCGCGCCAGGCCTTCCTGCTGCGGACGGTCGAAGGGTTCCCGATCGAGGAGGTCGCCCAGATCATGAATGTCACGACAGGGGACGCTGCCGGCCTCGTGCAGTCCGCCGGCCAGGAGATTGCCGAGCAGGTTGCAACAGATGTGCTGATCATCGAGGACGAGCCGATCATCGCCCTCGACATCGAGACCATGGTCGAGGAGCTCGGCCACAAGGTCATCGGTGTCGCCAGGACTCATCGCGAAGCGATCGCGCTGGTTGCCAAGAAGCGGCCCGGCCTGGTGCTCGCAGACATCCAACTGGCGGATGGCAGTTCCGGCCTCGAGGCGGTCAACGAGATTCTCGAAGCGATCGAGGTGCCGGTGATCTTCATCACTGCCTATCCGGAGCGCTTGCTGACAGGGGATAGACCAGAGCCGGCCTTCCTGATCACCAAGCCGTTCCAGCCCGAAGCCGTGAAAGCCGCGATCAGCCAGGCGCTGTTCTTCGACCGCCGCGCCGGTCGCAAAGCCGCCTGACACTAACCCAGGTGACCGGGAACAAACCGGCCGTCCCTCGCGTTGCCCCGGCCCGGGCAATGCGAAGGAGATCGGTCATGTCCATGGCTCTGCTGGCGGCGTTGATCGTCGCAGCCTCTCTGACGGTTCTGTTCGCGGCCGTCGACTGACGGCATGCGCAAACGCTCGCTCGCCCGGCAAGGCTACGCAGCGGTGATCGCGGTAGCCGCGCTCGCCGCCATCGGCCCCGCCTCCGGCCGTGAATCCCGCCCGGCCACCACGCTTTTGCCCCCGCCGCGACCTGCTTCGTTGCCGGCCGTAGCGCCCATACCCGCCCCAGCGGCCCCGGCGCCGGCGGCCCCGGTCAATACCGAACCTGCCGCTGTTGTGGAGGGCAGCGCCTGCGTCCGGATGCTGGCGGGCGTGACCGGTAACCAGATTCGTTCCTCCATCCCGGCCGCAAAGCCGGAGGCGGAGGATTGCCGGGTGGTCGATCCGGTCGTGGTCGAAGCGCTTGCGGTCCGCACGTCCTCAGGGCCGGGACAGGTCAGGCTGCTCCCGCCACCGACGGTGAGCTGCGAGCTGGCGCGCGCGGTTTCGCTCTGGCTCGACACGAGCTTGCAGCCATTGACGCGCGGGGTATTCGGTCGCGAGCTGACGGCGCTTCGCGTTGGCGGTGGTCATGAATGCCGCCGGCGCAATCGCCAGGCGCAAGGTCAGCTGAGCGAGCATGCCACGGGGCGGGCGCTCGACATCTTCGCCTTCCAGATCGGCGACGAGAAGCAGGGTGGAACGGCGGTGTCAGTCGAGGAGCCGAACGGTCTGGAGCAGGTACGCTTCCTGGATGCGGTGCGCCAATCGGCCTGCGGCGCCTTCATGACCGTACTCGGTCCCGGCTCGGACGCAGCGCATGCCAATCACATACATGTCGATATTCAGCCGCGCCGTGCGGCATCCAGCCGCTTCTGCCAATGAGTTCGGCCCAGCCCTATGACACGATCGTGAAGATGCTGTCCGAGGCATCCGACTGCGCGGCTGTTGGCGGCGGGCATCTGCCGCTCGACCAGCTGTCGCGCCGGCACGCGAGCTCGGCGAGGGCCGAATCGTGGTCGAAGCCCTCGCGCAGAAGTTGTTCGAGCTCCCAGAATGGCGGAAGATCGCGCGCCAGGGTGGGCGTTGGAAATATCCACACTGGGTCGGCCCGTCCTTGCCTTGGCATGTGCGCGTCCACTGTTCTGTTCCCGTCAACGCAAGCACCGGATTGAGGTTCCGGATTATTTGGGAACTATGGAGCGATTGGGGCGCTTTGGTGCGGTTTCGAGACGCGGTACGGGTGGTCGAATCGGTTCCGGGCCAGCGGGCAGCGAGAATGCTTCCAAGACAGGGCGCAGGAGAGGTTGAATGAGAGATTTAATCGGGATGATCCTCCTGGTAGCCGGATCGAGCCTGTCTGCGCCTTCGGCCCTGGCTCAGAGTGGCGCGCCGGCCGGGCGCCTGACCTGTACGATCGGTGCAGGCCTTGCCCAGGCCGTCGCGACTCAGAAGCCGCTCGATTGCCGCTTTCGGCCGCGGCGCGGGCCCCTGCAAACCTATTCAGGTGTGATTCGCGGCTTCGCGCTGGATGCCAGGACGGTTGGGCGCAGCCTGCTCGCTTGGCGGGTCTACGGTCCCTATGCGCGTGCGCCGCTCGGTGTCCTCAACGGACCCTATGCGCGCAAGCAGGGCGAGGTCGCCCTGACCGGCAGCGTCGACAACGATGTCCGGCTGGTGCCTCGGAGCCTGCCCCTGCAGCGCGGCGCCAATGTCGCCCTCGGCGTCACCGCCTTCGAGCTCAATCTCGTCCGGTCGCCGCGCAAGCGCTGATGGTCGATGCTTACGCTTTCCTAACCATATCCCAGCAATTTGAATTGAATTTGAGGAGTTTAAAGGGGAGAATCCGGCCCAGAGTGGAACAAGGCTGATCGAGCAGGCGTTCATGAGGCTCACAAGCAAGTAAATCAGCTTGGGGGCGTATCGTGAAGTTAGAAGGTTATCTCGGGCTTATGGCCGGTATTCGGGTCCTCATTGTCGAGGACGACCCCTTCATCGCAATGGATATCGAAAGCGCCGTGAGCGAAGAGCTCGGTGACGATGCCGAGTTGATCGTGGTCGAATCGATATCGCAGGCGCGCCGCGCGGCCGATCTGCCGCTGTCATGCGCTTTGCTCGACATCGACGTCGTCGGCGGCAAGACCTTCGCCATCGCCGCCAGTCTGCGCGCCAAGGGAACGCCGCTGGTTTTCGTGTCAGGCTCGGCCCCGAGCGAGGTGCCGCCCGAGCTGCGTGATGTCCGCTTCGTGCGCAAGCCCTTCTCCGCCGACGAGCTTGGTCGCTTCGTCTCCAAGGTCGTGAACAAGGCCTGAGGCCGGCCGGCTACTCCGCAGCCTCTTCCTCGACCGGCTGCTCCCGTTTCGGGAAGGTGACGGCGACGCGCGTGCCGGGGCGAGCGGCGCCAAGGGCAAGTGGAGTAACCTCCATATTGCCTCGCATGCTACGCAGCAGACTGCTGATGACCGATTTGCCCAGCCCAGCCTTCTCCTGATTGTCCGACATTCCGATGCCGTCATCCTCAACGGACAGGACGAGGTCGTCCTCCGGAGTGCGACCGAGGCGGATCGTGATCTTGCCCGCGGCGCCGTCGGGAAAGGCGTGTTTGATCGCATTCGTCACCAGTTCGTTGATCACAACGACGAAGGAGACGGCGTCGCGACCCGGCAGGCGGATCGCGTCCATCGCCAGGTCGATCTCGATCGGCCGGCCTTCCGCTGCCTTGCCGATCTCGGCCAACAGGTCCTCCAGATAGGGCTGAGCCTCGATCTCGTCGGCCTCGATGTCGAGCCGCAGGCGGCGTTGGCCCGCCGCGATCGCCTGGATGCGAGACTGCGCCTGGGCGAGCGCCTGCTTGACGGCCGGCTCGCGCGTCTGCCGGCTCTGGACGTTGAGCAGCGCCGAGACCATCGCGAGATTGTTGCCGACGCGATGGTTCACGTCGCGCAGCAGCGCCTCGATGCGCAGCCGTTCGTTCTCGAGCTCGAGCGTTCGCTCGGCGACCTTCCGTTCCAGCTCGGCGTTCGAGCTGGAGAGCGAGACGGCTCGCCGATGCCGAACCCGCAACTGCAGCCAGGCTGCAAAGCACAGGCCGGCGAGAGCGACGAGGATGCCGACGCTGGCGAGGAGACGGCGGCGCGCCTCCTGGCGACTGCTGGCATTCAGGCGATGGTTCTCCTCCAGCTGGATCATGCCGACGATGTCGCGCAGATCCTGGGTGAGTCGGTTGCCCGTACCTTGCGTCACCAAGGTGACGGCGTCGCTGCGCTTGCCGGCGCGCATCAGCGCGATGGTCTCGGCCATCTCGGCAAGCTTGCGGATGGTGATGGTGCGCGCGTGCTGGATGCGCTCGGTCTGAGTCGGGCTGTAAGCAACGAGGCGCTCTATCGCGTCCAGGCTCGGCAGCAGTTCCACCCGCCGCTCGTTGTAAGGCTCGAGATAATGCTCGTCGCCGCTGAGCAGGAAGCCACGCTGCCCGGTTTCCGCGTCGAGCAGGTTGCTCAGAAACCGCTCGCTGCGCTCGCGCACGTCGATCGAACGCGCGACCAGCCGCGAGGCCTCGTCAGCCTGCATGTTGATCCAGGTGGCGATGAGAACTGCGGCTGTGACCACGGCGATCGCGATCGCCGCCGAGGATGCGGTGTAGAGGCGCGCACCGAGCAAGGGGAGTCCCGGTAACAGCCAGCGTTGACGGAGCTTCAGCTGGGCATTCATTAATGCCTTGAATAGACGCTGAAGACCGATCGCCAAAGGTAAAAAAGACAGGTCGCAGTGAAGCGGCCGCGATAAAGGCCGCCGCTTCAAGCCAGATACGCCTTATTTTTCAGAGTCATCGCCCTGTGCAAATTGCCGGCCCAGAATGAGCCCGAGCAGGACGACGCCGCCGACCAGCCCCGTGCGCCAGCCGAGCTTGCGGCTGCCGACGAGCGATGCGGCGAGCGGGGCGGCCGCGACGGCGGCGGCCAGGCGCCGATCCGGGCGCCGCCGGTTCTTCACATAAAGCGCGACCCCGACGGCGAGCAACGACGCGACGAGGAGACCGCCGGCGATCGACAGGCTGGCGGTGATCGCCCCGTAATGCAGCGTCAGCACCGTGTGCAGCGCATTGAGGGCGTACCC
This sequence is a window from Bosea vestrisii. Protein-coding genes within it:
- a CDS encoding ABC transporter ATP-binding protein/permease; translated protein: MKPPASGLRRSRLRQFFRVARRFWTGRSRAHAWGLTLAVLLFVAAQLGAAVGVNSWNRLFFDALEKRDLDKVWTAVGWLPLIVAASAASLSCLVISRMLLQVRWREWLTHRLAGWWIADQRYYRMQFVAREQSAPEYRIAEDVRLAIEPLVEFAIGLLSAFVTGVTFAAILWQVAGSAHFTLGGSEIVIPSYMAIAAIGYATIASLAAYFAGRPLVPRIAAKNEAEAQFRAEMTRLRENAESIALIKGDADERDSVGENYGRVVAAWLKVIRQQGVIAIVLNTNGALFPIVPLLLIAPKYLSGEISLGAVMQVVAAFSAVQAALIWFVDNFVRLAEWFASVTRVDELVEALEALDIGTIMEGETQIELGESEDGGIHIADLSIAHSNGRIVIADASVVIAAGEKVLIAGESGTGKSTLIRAIAGLWPWGSGSIKLPPGKRIAFVPQKPYLPMGMLRDVMLYPEAESRVDDEAVRDALRRCGLASLGRRLDEEERWDQTLSGGERQRVAFARLLIQKPDIIIMDEATSALDEASQDSLLGLIETELSYATIISVGHRPGLEDFHERKITFEKREAGAHLTSKRLTRSLWRLFRRREAANDERAA
- a CDS encoding transglutaminase family protein — protein: MHLRIRHATTYRYANPVSFGPHRLMLRPRDSFDLRVIDTAITISPQASLRWMHDAYGNPVAMATFAGSSDTLDVVSELVVQRFGSALPRSRVEPDIESSEISYTTAERAVLQPYLDLAAADPNGALEAWLQEFRARLNGGHLLRALAHEISTGLTYSVRYDEGTQHPLDTLQMKTGSCRDYAWLFIELARRLGFAARFVTGYIHDRSPEAGAMASVAGLTHAWADVFIPNDGWVEFDPTNDLVADRQLLRVAVARVPEDASPIAGSYVGPAGAFLGLSVGVAITPAEGLG
- a CDS encoding NepR family anti-sigma factor, with the translated sequence MNVRFGTVARSASASVRCVEGRDRRNVVAPIERGIMNLMNVDPPEAARAEADEDVVLDPRVQDSIGRSLKAHYDDLVNAPIPDRFLALLAQLEATEQRLSSEGANERG
- a CDS encoding Crp/Fnr family transcriptional regulator, with translation MIVATSNHRNQRGLSCLACPLRLKPAFKDKSDEEIRFIEAMKLDHRQVPAGSDIIHPGQEDAELYTLFSGWAFRYKSLPDGRRQILNFLLPGDLVGLQASLLSAAQHGIEALTEVELCVFPRRRTYELFGRMPALAYELAWLGSREESLIDENLTSVGQRSAQERIAALVISLYRRAEVLGLVAENSFVFPLTQQQLADALGLSLVHTSKTWARLRKAGMFSLERGRLTVHNPRLTERMALLFDSELQPRPLI
- a CDS encoding DUF992 domain-containing protein; translation: MRDLIGMILLVAGSSLSAPSALAQSGAPAGRLTCTIGAGLAQAVATQKPLDCRFRPRRGPLQTYSGVIRGFALDARTVGRSLLAWRVYGPYARAPLGVLNGPYARKQGEVALTGSVDNDVRLVPRSLPLQRGANVALGVTAFELNLVRSPRKR
- a CDS encoding sigma-70 family RNA polymerase sigma factor, which encodes MSAADFKDGLIAEIPNLRAFAASLSGSMQLADDLVQDTLLKAWGNAEKFQPGTSLRAWLFTILRNTYYSLYRKRGREVQDSDGTYADRLATHGNQESYLDLADFRKALAKLPEEQREVLIMVGATGLSYEETAEICGVAIGTIKSRVNRARAKLAELLSIGGVDDLGPDHRITAAVQRAGPETVSS
- a CDS encoding response regulator is translated as MKLEGYLGLMAGIRVLIVEDDPFIAMDIESAVSEELGDDAELIVVESISQARRAADLPLSCALLDIDVVGGKTFAIAASLRAKGTPLVFVSGSAPSEVPPELRDVRFVRKPFSADELGRFVSKVVNKA
- a CDS encoding sensor histidine kinase, which gives rise to MKRRPLSRPLHCDLSFLPLAIGLQRLFKALMNAQLKLRQRWLLPGLPLLGARLYTASSAAIAIAVVTAAVLIATWINMQADEASRLVARSIDVRERSERFLSNLLDAETGQRGFLLSGDEHYLEPYNERRVELLPSLDAIERLVAYSPTQTERIQHARTITIRKLAEMAETIALMRAGKRSDAVTLVTQGTGNRLTQDLRDIVGMIQLEENHRLNASSRQEARRRLLASVGILVALAGLCFAAWLQLRVRHRRAVSLSSSNAELERKVAERTLELENERLRIEALLRDVNHRVGNNLAMVSALLNVQSRQTREPAVKQALAQAQSRIQAIAAGQRRLRLDIEADEIEAQPYLEDLLAEIGKAAEGRPIEIDLAMDAIRLPGRDAVSFVVVINELVTNAIKHAFPDGAAGKITIRLGRTPEDDLVLSVEDDGIGMSDNQEKAGLGKSVISSLLRSMRGNMEVTPLALGAARPGTRVAVTFPKREQPVEEEAAE
- a CDS encoding extensin family protein encodes the protein MRKRSLARQGYAAVIAVAALAAIGPASGRESRPATTLLPPPRPASLPAVAPIPAPAAPAPAAPVNTEPAAVVEGSACVRMLAGVTGNQIRSSIPAAKPEAEDCRVVDPVVVEALAVRTSSGPGQVRLLPPPTVSCELARAVSLWLDTSLQPLTRGVFGRELTALRVGGGHECRRRNRQAQGQLSEHATGRALDIFAFQIGDEKQGGTAVSVEEPNGLEQVRFLDAVRQSACGAFMTVLGPGSDAAHANHIHVDIQPRRAASSRFCQ
- a CDS encoding response regulator; translated protein: MSIATEIAPHLPYLRRFARALSGTQASGDAYVVATLEALIADPGTFPREFAPRIGLYRLFLQMWTSVGLNTQAGVPESERSAAERNLDGLTPRSRQAFLLRTVEGFPIEEVAQIMNVTTGDAAGLVQSAGQEIAEQVATDVLIIEDEPIIALDIETMVEELGHKVIGVARTHREAIALVAKKRPGLVLADIQLADGSSGLEAVNEILEAIEVPVIFITAYPERLLTGDRPEPAFLITKPFQPEAVKAAISQALFFDRRAGRKAA